Part of the Rhizobium sp. WYJ-E13 genome is shown below.
CGAAGGTGATACGATCATCGTCGGCGGCGGCAAGCCGATCAAGGTCACCGCGATCAAGGATCCGGCAACTCTTCCCCATCGGGAATTGGGCGTCGATATTGCGATGGAATGCACGGGCATCTTCACCGCCCGCGACAAGGCTGCGGCCCATCTGACGGCAGGCGCCAAGCGCGTCATCGTTTCGGCTCCTGCCGACGGCGCTGACCTCACGGTCGTCTTCGGCGTCAACCATGACCAGCTCACCAAGGAGCACCTGGTCATCTCCAACGCGTCCTGCACCACGAACTGCCTGGTGCCGGTCGTCAAGGTTCTCGATGACGCCGTCGGCATCGACCACGGCTTCATGACGACCATCCACTCTTACACCGGCGATCAGCCGACGCTCGACACGATGCACAAGGATCTGTATCGCGCCCGCGCTGCCGCCCTCTCGATGATCCCGACCTCAACGGGCGCCGCAAAGGCCGTCGGCCTCGTTCTGCCGCACCTCAAGGGCAAGCTCGACGGCACCTCGATCCGCGTTCCGACCCCGAACGTTTCTGTCGTTGACTTCAAGTTCGTTGCCAAGAAGGCCACCACGGTCGGCGAAATCAACGAAGCGATCAAGGCTGCTGCAAACGGCAAGCTGAAGGGCATCCTCGGCTACACTGATGAGCCGCTCGTCTCCCGCGACTTCAACCACGACAGCCACTCCTCGATCTTCGCGACAGATCAGACGAAGGTCATGGAAGGCAACTTCGTGCGCGTCCTGTCCTGGTACGACAACGAATGGGGCTTCTCCAGCCGCATGTCCGACACGGCTGTGGCCTTCGCCAAGCTTATCTGAGCTTGACGGCAGATTGAAAAACGGCCCGGGAAACCGGGCCGTTTTGTTTTGAGGAACGGTGTGCAACCTTCGCTGGGTTGCCTCGAAAGAACAGGAAATGGTGCATCTGAATATTCGAAAGGCTGATCCGGCCGACGCCCGGGAACTTTCCGAGATTCTCAACGAGATCATCGCAATCGGCGGCACAACCGCACTCGAGACCCCTCTTTCGCCGGAAGAACTGGCCGATTGGTTCATAACAGGCGAATGGCCTCTGATATGCCACGTCGCCGAGAGCAGTTCTGGTCTCGCCGGTTTTCAGTCCCTGAGCCTCTACGGAAACCCGCCGAAGGGCTGGGCCGATATCGCGACCTTCGCGCGGCAGAACCCAAAGATACCGGGCGTTGGAACCGCACTTTTCGCGGCAACTCTTGCCGTTGCCAAAGAGCGCAACATCGAGTTCATCAACGCAACCATCCGCGCCGACAATGCCGGCGGTCTCGCCTATTACGAAAAAATGGGCTTCCGCACCTATAACACGATTGAGAAAGTGCCGCTTAAGGATGGTACGCTGGTGGACAAAATTCAGAAGCAATATGAGGTGCAGAAGGGTCGGAGCGACCTCTAGGCGCCTCGCAAACAAAAAATGCGGCGGCCCGCCTATCTGCCCTGCTCTCGCCTGATTTGCTTATACATTCTTTATACAGACTTTTTCCCGTAGCGTCCTTCACTATCCCTCCTCCCGCGGGTCGTCCAGCAGCATGATGCAGCGATGCAGCCGAGGTTAAGCCGCAAGGCCTACCCTTCTGCTGTTTTTTGCCGTTTACTAAAAGATCGCGCTGGACGCGGAGGGGTAAAGGACAGATCGGAGGCGGCTTTCGGATGGCGATGAGGCGAAAGGGGTAGGCATGGAAGCGTTTTACATCGTGGTGCTAGTTGCGACGGCGCTCGTGCTTCTTGCTGCCTTTTCGAGCTTGCTCGCCTTCCGCTTCGGCGCTCCCCTGCTGCTGCTCTTCCTGATGATTGGGCTCGCCGCTGGTGTCGATGGTCTCGGCATCGAATTCAGCAATAACTACCTTGCCTATGTTCTGGGCTCGGTTGCCCTTGCCGTCATCCTCTTCGATTCCGGCTTCGGCACGCCGATGCAGGCCTTCCGCATCGCTGCGATACCATCACTGACACTCGCATCGGTCGGCGTGCTCCTGACAGCGGCCCTC
Proteins encoded:
- the gap gene encoding type I glyceraldehyde-3-phosphate dehydrogenase, producing the protein MTVKVAINGFGRIGRNVLRAIVESGRTDIEVVAINDLGPVETNAHLLRYDSIHGKFPAEVKVEGDTIIVGGGKPIKVTAIKDPATLPHRELGVDIAMECTGIFTARDKAAAHLTAGAKRVIVSAPADGADLTVVFGVNHDQLTKEHLVISNASCTTNCLVPVVKVLDDAVGIDHGFMTTIHSYTGDQPTLDTMHKDLYRARAAALSMIPTSTGAAKAVGLVLPHLKGKLDGTSIRVPTPNVSVVDFKFVAKKATTVGEINEAIKAAANGKLKGILGYTDEPLVSRDFNHDSHSSIFATDQTKVMEGNFVRVLSWYDNEWGFSSRMSDTAVAFAKLI
- a CDS encoding GNAT family N-acetyltransferase, whose product is MNIRKADPADARELSEILNEIIAIGGTTALETPLSPEELADWFITGEWPLICHVAESSSGLAGFQSLSLYGNPPKGWADIATFARQNPKIPGVGTALFAATLAVAKERNIEFINATIRADNAGGLAYYEKMGFRTYNTIEKVPLKDGTLVDKIQKQYEVQKGRSDL